One segment of Synchiropus splendidus isolate RoL2022-P1 chromosome 4, RoL_Sspl_1.0, whole genome shotgun sequence DNA contains the following:
- the LOC128756850 gene encoding zinc fingers and homeoboxes protein 1-like isoform X2, whose translation MASRRKSSTPCMVLPLREATPEAEADVDEGMQVSRSNEAELKRFVEVSAAEGGYECKYCSFRTSDLNLFTTHVDAEHPDIVINTSYDALQAHNARLHPGKENFTRTMVKRNNETVFQQTVPELALDGGQVKPEDDGDDASSRGIALSKTPIMRTKSRLEVKKFGGSHSLEADDVIKLESDDENEENMEPPSLSPAPMATPPPATPPVQAAPPSLVVNSANILQVKGGAGGVLSPGTLAQVLSALQQQQSSTQTQLLIPVSSIPTYNSAMDNNVLLVSAYNRFPYPSVSEILGLSSQTKFSEEQIKVWFSAQRLKHGVSWTPEEVEEARKKKCNGAVQQSAATTITVIPANMTSPNGNSLPSIFQTCQIVGQPGLVLTQVPANAGGSVPIASPITLAVANVPGNVPKAAEPLPTDSKMEVSATAPLSFDALLKPKKSKEQLAVLKASYSRRQFATDAEISRLMQVTKLSKRAIKKWFSDTRYNQRNAKDHHQGAPLSASPSGRRGRSPCGPFNENSAPGTIIIDSSDDASDSSPSGSAAAPGSSRIKVRHAFPDFTPQRFKEKTAEQLMILEASYSQCDTPLDDELSRLRVATKLTRRELDAWFTERRKVSQHGGMEVDGESPKTVASQNSKKIPKKTAEQLHVLKKAFVRTQWPTAEEYDKLAEDSGLQRSDIVNWFGDTRYACKNSSLKWYYLYQSGKVDEALNGGGRAQKKARKRFRGWSRRTRRPNPSKGSPQGGATPIKVKSGRDFLKDYYLKHGSLSEKDLDDLVAKSNMSYEQVRDWFKQTLQRAQEGKELFSDQEVEEEHEEMEDQEEEEEEEEEEEEEEEEEEGEEPEQGEEDRSTAEDPGHSESEEAMEEEESES comes from the exons ATGGCCAGCAGGAGGAAGTCAAGCACACCGTGCATGGTCCTGCCGCTCCGCGAAGCGACTCCGGAGGCAGAGGCCGATGTGGACGAGGGAATGCAGGTGTCGCGCAGCAACGAGGCGGAGCTGAAGCGTTTTGTGGAAGTGAGCGCGGCGGAGGGAGGCTACGAATGCAAATACTGCAGCTTCCGGACGTCCGACCTGAACCTGTTCACCACGCATGTGGACGCCGAGCACCCCGACATTGTCATCAACACCTC CTACGACGCCCTGCAGGCCCACAACGCTCGCCTTCACCCAGGCAAGGAAAACTTCACTCGCACCATGGTGAAGCGAAACAACGAGACGGTCTTCCAGCAAACGGTCCCCGAGCTGGCCCTTGACGGGGGCCAGGTCAAGCCGGAGGACGATGGCGACGACGCCTCCTCACGTGGTATCGCGCTCAGTAAGACGCCAATCATGCGGACTAAAAGCAGACTGGAGGTGAAGAAGTTCGGGGGGTCGCACAGCCTGGaggctgatgatgtcatcaaactGGAAAGCGACGACGAGAACGAGGAGAACATGGAGCCACCGTCGTTGTCGCCGGCACCGATGGCCACCCCCCCTCCCGCGACCCCGCCAGTGCAGGCGGCCCCACCGAGCTTGGTGGTCAATAGCGCCAACATCCTGCAGGTTAAAGGAGGCGCAGGGGGCGTGCTGTCTCCTGGGACTCTGGCCCAGGTGTTGTCAGCactgcagcaacagcagagcAGCACTCAGACGCAGCTGCTCATCCCAGTCAGCAGCATTCCCACCTATAACTCCGCCATGGACAACAACGTCCTGCTAGTCAGCGCCTACAACAG ATTTCCCTACCCATCGGTGTCGGAAATCTTGGGATTGTCGTCGCAGACCAAGTTCTCAGAGGAGCAGATCAAGGTCTGGTTCTCTGCCCAGCGGCTCAAACATGGAGTCAGCTGGACTCCGGAGGAG GTGGAGGAAGCACGAAAGAAGAAGTGTAACGGGGCGGTGCAGCAAAGTGCCGCCACCACCATCACGGTCATCCCGGCTAACATGACCTCCCCCAATGGCAACAGCCTCCCGTCCATCTTCCAGACGTGCCAGATCGTCGGCCAGCCAGGGCTTGTGCTCACGCAAGTACCCGCTAATGCTGGTGGCAGCGTGCCCATCGCCTCGCCCATCACTTTGGCAGTCGCTAATGTGCCAGGAAATGTGCCGAAAGCTGCCGAACCGCTGCCCACGGATTCCAAGATGGAAGTGTCTGCCACCGCGCCGCTGAGCTTCGATGCACTATTGAAGCCGAAGAAGTCTAAGGAGCAGCTAGCTGTGCTCAAAGCTAGCTACAGCCGGAGACAGTTTGCTACTGATGCTGAGATTTCCCGACTCATGCAG GTGACCAAACTGTCCAAGCGTGCCATCAAGAAGTGGTTCAGTGATACGCGCTACAACCAGAGGAATGCCAAGGACCACCACCAGGGTGCGCCGCTGAGTGCCAGCCCCTCTGGCCGGCGCGGCCGAAGTCCTTGCGGTCCCTTCAATGAAAACTCTGCTCCTGGCACCATCATCATTGATTCCAGTGACGATGCCAGCGACTCCTCCCCGTCTGGTTCTGCCGCCGCTCCTGGTTCCTCGCGGATAAAGGTCCGACACGCCTTTCCTGACTTTACGCCACAGAGGTTCAAGGAGAAGACAGCGGAGCAGCTCATGATTCTGGAGGCGAGTTACAGCCAATGTGACACGCCCCTCGATGATGAGTTGAGCCGCCTGCGGGTGGCCACCAAACTCACCAGACGGGAGCTGGACGCTTGGTTCACGGAACGCCGCAAAGTATCTCAACATGGAGGCATGGAGGTCGACGGTGAGAGTCCCAAAACGGTCGCCTCCCAAAATAGCAAAAAGATCCCAAAGAAGACGGCAGAGCAGCTTCACGTCCTCAAGAAGGCGTTTGTGAGGACGCAGTGGCCGACCGCTGAGGAGTACGACAAGCTAGCTGAGGATAGCGGACTGCAGAGATCGGACATTGTCAACTGGTTCGGCGACACGCGCTACGCCTGTAAGAACAGCAGCCTGAAGTGGTACTACCTCTACCAGAGCGGGAAG GTTGACGAGGCGCTGAACGGCGGCGGGCGAGCCCAGAAGAAAGcaaggaagaggttcagaggcTGGTCGAGGAGGACCAGACGCCCCAATCCTAGCAAAGGCTCACCACAAGGGGGCGCCACGCCCATAAAG GTTAAGTCGGGTCGAGACTTTCTGAAGGACTACTACCTCAAACACGGAAGTCTGAGTGAGAAGGACCTGGACGACCTGGTGGCCAAGTCCAACATGAGCTACGAGCAGGTGAGGGACTGGTTCAAACAGACCCTGCAGCGAGCCCAGGAGGGGAAGGAGCTCTTCAGCGAccaagaggtggaggaggagcacgAGGAGATGGAGGatcaggaagaggaggaggaagaagaagaagaggaggaggaggaggaggaggaagaagagggggaggagccAGAGCAAGGCGAGGAAGACCGGTCGACAGCAGAGGATCCAGGCCATTCTGAGTCAgaagaggccatggaggaggaggagtcggaGTCATGA
- the LOC128756850 gene encoding zinc fingers and homeoboxes protein 1-like isoform X1: MASRRKSSTPCMVLPLREATPEAEADVDEGMQVSRSNEAELKRFVEVSAAEGGYECKYCSFRTSDLNLFTTHVDAEHPDIVINTSYVCVQCDFHTKSYDALQAHNARLHPGKENFTRTMVKRNNETVFQQTVPELALDGGQVKPEDDGDDASSRGIALSKTPIMRTKSRLEVKKFGGSHSLEADDVIKLESDDENEENMEPPSLSPAPMATPPPATPPVQAAPPSLVVNSANILQVKGGAGGVLSPGTLAQVLSALQQQQSSTQTQLLIPVSSIPTYNSAMDNNVLLVSAYNRFPYPSVSEILGLSSQTKFSEEQIKVWFSAQRLKHGVSWTPEEVEEARKKKCNGAVQQSAATTITVIPANMTSPNGNSLPSIFQTCQIVGQPGLVLTQVPANAGGSVPIASPITLAVANVPGNVPKAAEPLPTDSKMEVSATAPLSFDALLKPKKSKEQLAVLKASYSRRQFATDAEISRLMQVTKLSKRAIKKWFSDTRYNQRNAKDHHQGAPLSASPSGRRGRSPCGPFNENSAPGTIIIDSSDDASDSSPSGSAAAPGSSRIKVRHAFPDFTPQRFKEKTAEQLMILEASYSQCDTPLDDELSRLRVATKLTRRELDAWFTERRKVSQHGGMEVDGESPKTVASQNSKKIPKKTAEQLHVLKKAFVRTQWPTAEEYDKLAEDSGLQRSDIVNWFGDTRYACKNSSLKWYYLYQSGKVDEALNGGGRAQKKARKRFRGWSRRTRRPNPSKGSPQGGATPIKVKSGRDFLKDYYLKHGSLSEKDLDDLVAKSNMSYEQVRDWFKQTLQRAQEGKELFSDQEVEEEHEEMEDQEEEEEEEEEEEEEEEEEEGEEPEQGEEDRSTAEDPGHSESEEAMEEEESES, translated from the exons ATGGCCAGCAGGAGGAAGTCAAGCACACCGTGCATGGTCCTGCCGCTCCGCGAAGCGACTCCGGAGGCAGAGGCCGATGTGGACGAGGGAATGCAGGTGTCGCGCAGCAACGAGGCGGAGCTGAAGCGTTTTGTGGAAGTGAGCGCGGCGGAGGGAGGCTACGAATGCAAATACTGCAGCTTCCGGACGTCCGACCTGAACCTGTTCACCACGCATGTGGACGCCGAGCACCCCGACATTGTCATCAACACCTCGTACGTCTGCGTACAGTGTGACTTTCACACCAAGAG CTACGACGCCCTGCAGGCCCACAACGCTCGCCTTCACCCAGGCAAGGAAAACTTCACTCGCACCATGGTGAAGCGAAACAACGAGACGGTCTTCCAGCAAACGGTCCCCGAGCTGGCCCTTGACGGGGGCCAGGTCAAGCCGGAGGACGATGGCGACGACGCCTCCTCACGTGGTATCGCGCTCAGTAAGACGCCAATCATGCGGACTAAAAGCAGACTGGAGGTGAAGAAGTTCGGGGGGTCGCACAGCCTGGaggctgatgatgtcatcaaactGGAAAGCGACGACGAGAACGAGGAGAACATGGAGCCACCGTCGTTGTCGCCGGCACCGATGGCCACCCCCCCTCCCGCGACCCCGCCAGTGCAGGCGGCCCCACCGAGCTTGGTGGTCAATAGCGCCAACATCCTGCAGGTTAAAGGAGGCGCAGGGGGCGTGCTGTCTCCTGGGACTCTGGCCCAGGTGTTGTCAGCactgcagcaacagcagagcAGCACTCAGACGCAGCTGCTCATCCCAGTCAGCAGCATTCCCACCTATAACTCCGCCATGGACAACAACGTCCTGCTAGTCAGCGCCTACAACAG ATTTCCCTACCCATCGGTGTCGGAAATCTTGGGATTGTCGTCGCAGACCAAGTTCTCAGAGGAGCAGATCAAGGTCTGGTTCTCTGCCCAGCGGCTCAAACATGGAGTCAGCTGGACTCCGGAGGAG GTGGAGGAAGCACGAAAGAAGAAGTGTAACGGGGCGGTGCAGCAAAGTGCCGCCACCACCATCACGGTCATCCCGGCTAACATGACCTCCCCCAATGGCAACAGCCTCCCGTCCATCTTCCAGACGTGCCAGATCGTCGGCCAGCCAGGGCTTGTGCTCACGCAAGTACCCGCTAATGCTGGTGGCAGCGTGCCCATCGCCTCGCCCATCACTTTGGCAGTCGCTAATGTGCCAGGAAATGTGCCGAAAGCTGCCGAACCGCTGCCCACGGATTCCAAGATGGAAGTGTCTGCCACCGCGCCGCTGAGCTTCGATGCACTATTGAAGCCGAAGAAGTCTAAGGAGCAGCTAGCTGTGCTCAAAGCTAGCTACAGCCGGAGACAGTTTGCTACTGATGCTGAGATTTCCCGACTCATGCAG GTGACCAAACTGTCCAAGCGTGCCATCAAGAAGTGGTTCAGTGATACGCGCTACAACCAGAGGAATGCCAAGGACCACCACCAGGGTGCGCCGCTGAGTGCCAGCCCCTCTGGCCGGCGCGGCCGAAGTCCTTGCGGTCCCTTCAATGAAAACTCTGCTCCTGGCACCATCATCATTGATTCCAGTGACGATGCCAGCGACTCCTCCCCGTCTGGTTCTGCCGCCGCTCCTGGTTCCTCGCGGATAAAGGTCCGACACGCCTTTCCTGACTTTACGCCACAGAGGTTCAAGGAGAAGACAGCGGAGCAGCTCATGATTCTGGAGGCGAGTTACAGCCAATGTGACACGCCCCTCGATGATGAGTTGAGCCGCCTGCGGGTGGCCACCAAACTCACCAGACGGGAGCTGGACGCTTGGTTCACGGAACGCCGCAAAGTATCTCAACATGGAGGCATGGAGGTCGACGGTGAGAGTCCCAAAACGGTCGCCTCCCAAAATAGCAAAAAGATCCCAAAGAAGACGGCAGAGCAGCTTCACGTCCTCAAGAAGGCGTTTGTGAGGACGCAGTGGCCGACCGCTGAGGAGTACGACAAGCTAGCTGAGGATAGCGGACTGCAGAGATCGGACATTGTCAACTGGTTCGGCGACACGCGCTACGCCTGTAAGAACAGCAGCCTGAAGTGGTACTACCTCTACCAGAGCGGGAAG GTTGACGAGGCGCTGAACGGCGGCGGGCGAGCCCAGAAGAAAGcaaggaagaggttcagaggcTGGTCGAGGAGGACCAGACGCCCCAATCCTAGCAAAGGCTCACCACAAGGGGGCGCCACGCCCATAAAG GTTAAGTCGGGTCGAGACTTTCTGAAGGACTACTACCTCAAACACGGAAGTCTGAGTGAGAAGGACCTGGACGACCTGGTGGCCAAGTCCAACATGAGCTACGAGCAGGTGAGGGACTGGTTCAAACAGACCCTGCAGCGAGCCCAGGAGGGGAAGGAGCTCTTCAGCGAccaagaggtggaggaggagcacgAGGAGATGGAGGatcaggaagaggaggaggaagaagaagaagaggaggaggaggaggaggaggaagaagagggggaggagccAGAGCAAGGCGAGGAAGACCGGTCGACAGCAGAGGATCCAGGCCATTCTGAGTCAgaagaggccatggaggaggaggagtcggaGTCATGA